One Onychomys torridus chromosome 17, mOncTor1.1, whole genome shotgun sequence genomic window carries:
- the LOC118569178 gene encoding translation initiation factor IF-2-like: protein MADVNNSVIVQPFKQRTREHPGHVRFKKHLDRLGLAAGDDEGDRDPASQLRLRSTRRHPETAPPRRSLDALGPVPAASRPRRPGAAAPLRSRRRRHPGRRRRRRCVGLPFREREGRKTNNKTWLLVPSGNRGPAGSDEGEVVRSAGARPALPARLPEQPERSGTAASAPPEPLSARPLARARGRVTAPPRPAPPRPGRGLRDRPGDWGSAVRSTGRLRRADGPAARKVAGRPRRERGRPVGGGSVLDATRSRLHRLGDAAGGGQVWASDLYRCLCTSDTNT from the exons ATGGCTGACGTGAATAATTCAGTAATTGTTCAG CCATTCAAGCAGAGAACGAGAGAGCACCCGGGCCACGTCCGGTTTAAAAAACACTTGGATCGCCTTGGCCTCGCAGCGGGGGACGATGAGGGGGACCGAGACCCAGCCAGCCAGCTTCGTCTGCGGAGCACGCGCAGACACCCCGAGACCGCCCCACCGCGGAGGAGCCTGGACGCCCTCGGGCCTGTGCCCGCCGCTTCCCGCCCGCGCCGACCCGGGGCCGCGGCACCGCTCCGCTCTCGCCGGAGGCGGCAcccgggccgccgccgccgccgccgctgcgtCGGGCTCCCATTccgagagagggaaggaagaaaaaccaatAACAAAACCTGGCTTCTCGTTCCCTCCGGAAACCGCGGGCCGGCAGGAAGTGACGAAGGAGAGGTCGTCCGGTCCGCCGGGGCTCGGCCCGCGCTCCCCGCCCGACTCCCGGAACAGCCGGAGCGGAGCGGCACGGCGGCCTCCGCACCTCCGGAGCCGCTGAGCGCTCGCCCGCTCGCCCGCGCGCGCGGCCGCGTCACCGCCCCGCCCCggccggccccgccccgccccggccGCGGTCTGCGGGACAGACCCGGGGATTGGGGCTCGGCGGTCCGCTCGACCGGACGGCTGCGGCGTGCTGACGGTCCCGCCGCCCGCAAAGTCGCCGGCCGACCAAGGCGGGAACGTGGACGGCCTGTCGGGGGAGGATCCGTCCTGGATGCCACCAGGAGCAGATTGCACAGGCTCGGGGACGCGGCTGGAGGAGGCCAGGTTTGGGCGTCGGATCTGT ACAGGTGTTTGTGTACATCAGACACCAATACGTGA